In Parasphingorhabdus halotolerans, a single window of DNA contains:
- a CDS encoding SDR family NAD(P)-dependent oxidoreductase → MELNSNISAVITGGASGLGAATARRLAEKGVKVALFDLNEEKGEALAKELGGVFCKVNVTDDDSVEAGFEKARATIGQERILVNCAGIGNAIKTVSRSKEDGSIKHFPLDAFKFVIEVNLIGTFRCIAKSAAGMLTLDPLEDGDRGAIVNTASVAAEDGQIGQAAYSASKGGVVGMTLPIARDLSREAIRVNTILPGIFDTPLLAGAPQQVRDALGAMVPYPPRLGVPDEYAKLALCMIETSYFNGEDVRLDGAIRMAPR, encoded by the coding sequence ATGGAACTCAATAGCAATATTTCAGCCGTCATTACCGGCGGTGCTTCCGGCCTCGGTGCCGCAACCGCGCGGCGTTTGGCAGAAAAAGGCGTGAAGGTCGCCTTGTTCGATCTCAATGAGGAAAAAGGCGAAGCACTGGCCAAGGAACTGGGCGGCGTTTTCTGCAAGGTCAATGTGACCGATGATGACAGTGTCGAAGCCGGTTTTGAAAAAGCGCGCGCCACCATCGGGCAAGAGCGTATCCTGGTGAACTGTGCTGGTATCGGAAATGCGATCAAGACGGTTAGCCGGTCAAAGGAAGACGGCTCGATCAAGCATTTTCCACTGGACGCTTTCAAGTTCGTGATCGAAGTAAACCTGATCGGCACGTTCCGCTGTATTGCCAAGTCTGCGGCCGGGATGCTGACGCTCGATCCGCTGGAAGATGGTGATCGCGGCGCGATTGTAAACACCGCATCTGTGGCGGCGGAAGACGGCCAAATTGGTCAGGCGGCTTACTCGGCGTCCAAGGGCGGCGTTGTCGGTATGACCCTGCCGATTGCACGTGACCTGTCCCGCGAAGCCATTCGAGTCAACACGATCCTGCCGGGCATTTTCGATACGCCGCTGCTGGCTGGCGCACCACAACAGGTCCGCGATGCATTGGGCGCGATGGTGCCTTATCCACCGCGCCTGGGTGTGCCGGATGAATATGCCAAGCTTGCGCTGTGCATGATTGAAACCAGCTATTTCAACGGTGAAGATGTGCGTCTCGATGGCGCAATCCGCATGGCACCGCGTTAG
- a CDS encoding MBL fold metallo-hydrolase, with translation MKRAITVLGLSLGLAIATPATAHDVKSHEGKADQAPPLDAEGIYKAFGWDMDGVEIKTEKVADGLYVLFGNGGNIAVSVGEDGTLIVDDQFPQLMPKIKAALKEIGSEKVDFVINTHWHFDHADGNMALGKDGTWIVSQSNSREKMLDDHIINLGFVAYEQKAYPKHARSDITYDKTMQFHINDQQIDLLHVGPAHTTGDTAVIFRGANAVHLGDVFNNSGYPFVDADNGGDITGMIAFCQAVHDTINNDTKVIPGHGAVTTRAKLARYIEVLTTIRDRVQAMIDEGKGLDAIVAAQPTAEFDKEFYGAEVTTTAFLGRVYASLTRE, from the coding sequence ATGAAACGTGCGATAACGGTTCTTGGATTATCTCTTGGTTTGGCGATTGCTACTCCCGCAACCGCACATGATGTAAAATCTCACGAGGGCAAAGCCGATCAAGCCCCGCCGCTTGATGCTGAAGGAATCTATAAAGCCTTTGGCTGGGACATGGATGGCGTCGAGATAAAGACCGAGAAGGTTGCGGATGGGCTTTATGTGCTGTTCGGCAACGGCGGCAATATTGCGGTTTCCGTTGGCGAAGACGGAACCCTGATCGTCGATGACCAGTTCCCCCAGCTGATGCCCAAAATCAAGGCGGCGCTCAAAGAAATTGGCAGCGAGAAGGTTGATTTTGTGATCAACACCCATTGGCATTTCGACCATGCCGACGGCAACATGGCGCTGGGCAAGGATGGCACATGGATTGTCTCTCAATCCAATAGCCGTGAAAAAATGCTGGACGATCATATCATCAATCTCGGCTTCGTCGCCTATGAGCAGAAAGCTTATCCGAAGCACGCACGGTCAGACATCACCTATGACAAGACGATGCAGTTTCATATCAACGACCAGCAGATTGATCTGCTCCACGTCGGCCCCGCGCACACGACCGGCGATACTGCAGTTATTTTTCGCGGTGCCAACGCCGTTCACTTGGGCGATGTGTTCAACAACTCCGGCTATCCGTTTGTCGATGCCGACAATGGCGGTGATATCACAGGCATGATTGCCTTTTGTCAGGCGGTGCATGACACGATCAACAATGACACAAAGGTCATCCCCGGCCACGGTGCGGTCACCACGCGAGCAAAGCTGGCGCGCTATATCGAAGTGCTGACCACCATCCGCGACCGCGTGCAGGCGATGATTGATGAGGGTAAGGGGTTGGATGCGATTGTTGCGGCGCAACCGACTGCGGAGTTTGATAAAGAATTTTATGGGGCTGAGGTGACGACGACGGCGTTTCTGGGTCGGGTTTATGCTAGTTTGACGCGGGAGTAG
- a CDS encoding fumarylacetoacetate hydrolase family protein, giving the protein MKLATLKNNTRDGRLVVVSKDLTRCCEASNIVPTLQAALDDWENCAPKLEALYRDVEHQAVPCERFHEREAHSPLPRAYQWADGSAYINHVELVRKARGAEVPESFYSDPLMYQGGSDAFLGPRDDIPLGDPAWGCDMEGEIAVITDDVPPGVSAADAAGHIKLVMLCNDVSLRGLIPGELAKGFGFFQSKPPSAFSPVCVTPDELGDAWKGSVIHLPLQVDYNREPFGRANAGVDATFSLADLVAHAAKTRPLSAGTIIGSGTVSNQGPDGDPGKPVSEGGLGYSCIAEIRMIETINTGEAKTPFMSAGDTVKIQMLDADGHSIFGAIRQEVVAV; this is encoded by the coding sequence ATGAAACTCGCTACCCTCAAGAACAATACCCGCGACGGCCGTCTGGTCGTGGTCTCGAAAGACCTGACCCGTTGCTGCGAAGCGAGCAACATCGTGCCGACGCTGCAAGCTGCTCTCGATGATTGGGAGAATTGCGCACCAAAGCTGGAAGCGCTTTATCGCGATGTCGAACATCAGGCGGTGCCCTGTGAACGTTTTCACGAGCGCGAAGCCCACTCCCCCCTTCCCCGCGCCTATCAATGGGCCGACGGCAGCGCCTATATCAATCATGTCGAACTGGTTCGCAAAGCCCGCGGCGCCGAAGTGCCGGAGAGTTTTTACAGCGACCCGCTGATGTATCAGGGTGGCAGTGATGCCTTTCTCGGCCCGCGCGATGATATCCCGCTAGGTGATCCGGCCTGGGGCTGCGACATGGAAGGCGAGATCGCGGTCATCACCGACGATGTGCCACCGGGCGTCAGTGCTGCCGATGCCGCTGGTCATATCAAGCTGGTCATGCTGTGCAACGATGTGTCCCTGCGCGGCCTGATTCCCGGCGAACTGGCCAAGGGCTTCGGCTTTTTCCAGTCAAAGCCGCCATCGGCTTTCTCCCCGGTCTGCGTGACCCCCGACGAACTGGGCGATGCGTGGAAAGGCTCGGTCATCCATCTGCCGCTGCAGGTCGACTATAACCGCGAACCCTTTGGCCGCGCTAATGCCGGCGTAGATGCGACCTTCAGCCTAGCCGATCTGGTCGCCCATGCTGCCAAAACCCGACCGCTATCCGCCGGCACGATCATCGGCTCCGGCACGGTGTCCAACCAAGGCCCCGACGGCGATCCCGGCAAACCGGTCAGCGAAGGCGGCTTGGGCTATAGCTGCATCGCCGAAATCCGGATGATCGAGACGATCAACACCGGCGAAGCCAAGACGCCGTTCATGAGCGCTGGTGACACGGTGAAAATCCAGATGCTGGATGCGGATGGGCATTCGATCTTTGGTGCGATCCGGCAGGAGGTTGTGGCGGTCTGA
- a CDS encoding crotonase/enoyl-CoA hydratase family protein, which produces MTEYTQILYAVADQIATITINRPEKMNAFTGTMIKEMTDAFDRIDADDEVRAVVVTGAGDRAFCAGADLTPEDGRKPFASEDPVEDYSDPRVRDGGGLLILRIYQCLKPVIGAINGVAVGVGATMLLPMDMRLASETARFGFVFARRGIAPDGAASWFLPNIVGRAQALEWCMTGRVFDAQEAIDGGLVRSLHKPEDLLPAAYALAREIADNTAPVSVAVTRQMLWQLPAAPHPMEAHKVDSRIIYNRAKSADAKEGIASFLEKRAPAYPDKVSTDLPDSFPWWEEPAYK; this is translated from the coding sequence ATGACTGAATATACGCAAATCCTTTATGCCGTCGCCGATCAAATCGCGACAATCACGATCAATCGTCCGGAAAAGATGAACGCTTTTACCGGTACGATGATCAAGGAAATGACCGACGCTTTTGATCGCATCGATGCCGATGATGAGGTGCGGGCGGTGGTGGTAACCGGGGCAGGTGACAGGGCTTTTTGCGCCGGGGCTGATCTCACTCCGGAAGACGGCAGAAAGCCATTCGCCAGCGAAGACCCGGTCGAGGATTATTCCGATCCCCGCGTTCGCGATGGTGGTGGTTTGCTCATCCTGCGTATCTATCAATGCCTCAAACCGGTGATCGGCGCAATCAATGGCGTGGCGGTAGGCGTTGGTGCGACCATGTTGTTACCGATGGACATGCGGCTTGCGAGCGAAACTGCGCGCTTTGGTTTTGTTTTTGCGCGGCGCGGGATTGCGCCCGATGGCGCGGCGAGCTGGTTTCTCCCCAATATTGTTGGTCGCGCGCAGGCGCTCGAATGGTGCATGACCGGGCGCGTGTTTGATGCGCAGGAAGCGATTGATGGCGGCCTCGTCCGCTCGCTCCACAAACCGGAAGACCTGCTTCCTGCTGCTTATGCTTTGGCCCGTGAAATTGCCGATAATACTGCACCGGTTTCGGTCGCGGTCACGCGGCAAATGCTCTGGCAACTGCCAGCTGCCCCGCACCCGATGGAAGCCCATAAAGTGGATAGCCGGATCATCTATAACCGCGCGAAATCTGCCGATGCGAAAGAGGGCATAGCCAGCTTTCTGGAGAAGCGTGCGCCGGCTTACCCCGACAAAGTTTCGACCGATTTACCAGACAGCTTCCCTTGGTGGGAAGAACCTGCTTATAAGTGA
- a CDS encoding Lrp/AsnC family transcriptional regulator: MANETKNIDENDRNILKQLQRDSSLSLENLAAKLSLSTNACWRRIKRMEADGIIARRVAIVDPEAVGLGMTVFVAVRTGDHSDAWLKKFADAASSIEEVVEFYRMAGEVDYLLKLLVRDVADYDRVYKKLIKAVPLSDVSASFAMERIKYETAVPV; this comes from the coding sequence ATGGCCAATGAAACCAAAAATATTGACGAGAATGACCGGAATATTCTGAAACAATTGCAACGTGATTCCAGTCTATCATTGGAAAACCTCGCAGCGAAACTCAGTCTTTCGACCAATGCCTGCTGGCGGCGGATCAAGCGGATGGAAGCAGACGGGATCATCGCGCGCCGGGTGGCGATTGTGGACCCGGAAGCGGTCGGCCTGGGCATGACCGTTTTTGTGGCCGTGCGCACCGGTGACCATAGCGATGCGTGGCTCAAGAAATTTGCAGATGCAGCCTCTTCCATCGAGGAAGTGGTCGAGTTTTACCGGATGGCGGGCGAAGTGGATTATCTGCTCAAGCTGCTCGTCCGCGATGTCGCCGACTATGACCGGGTGTACAAGAAACTGATCAAGGCGGTGCCCTTGTCCGATGTCTCGGCGAGCTTTGCGATGGAGCGGATTAAGTACGAGACTGCGGTGCCGGTTTGA
- a CDS encoding class I SAM-dependent methyltransferase: protein MAALYDTIGVGYANLRKPDPRIAKAIHDALGDARSVLNVGAGTGSYEPTDREVTALEPSAEMISQRPPDAGKAYQGVAEDMPFADNQFDAAMAVLTVHHWSDLEAGLREMRRVAKERLVILTFDPEAHYFWLADYIPEIVKLDQPIMPKMSEYGRILGDVKIEHVSVPHDCTDGFLGAYWRRPNAYLDPQVRASISTFAKLDDAPKSLAQLEQDLESGAWEERYEYVMEDESLDAGYRLVIAG from the coding sequence ATGGCAGCTTTATATGACACGATCGGGGTGGGATACGCCAACCTGCGCAAACCTGATCCCCGGATTGCCAAGGCCATTCATGATGCGCTGGGTGATGCGCGGTCGGTATTGAATGTTGGTGCGGGGACCGGGTCCTATGAACCGACGGACCGAGAAGTAACCGCGCTGGAGCCCTCGGCGGAAATGATCAGCCAGCGTCCGCCTGATGCAGGTAAAGCGTATCAGGGCGTCGCCGAAGATATGCCCTTTGCCGATAATCAATTTGATGCGGCGATGGCGGTTTTGACTGTGCATCACTGGAGCGATCTGGAGGCCGGCCTGCGCGAAATGCGGCGGGTGGCGAAGGAGAGGCTGGTTATCCTGACTTTTGATCCGGAGGCGCATTATTTCTGGTTGGCGGATTATATTCCGGAGATTGTCAAGCTGGACCAGCCGATCATGCCGAAAATGAGTGAATATGGACGCATCCTTGGTGATGTGAAAATCGAGCATGTTTCGGTTCCGCATGATTGCACCGATGGATTCCTGGGCGCCTATTGGCGGCGACCGAATGCCTATCTCGACCCGCAGGTCCGGGCGTCGATATCGACCTTTGCCAAACTGGACGATGCGCCGAAAAGTCTGGCGCAGCTGGAACAGGATTTGGAGTCCGGCGCGTGGGAAGAGCGCTATGAGTATGTGATGGAGGACGAGAGTTTGGATGCGGGGTATCGGTTGGTGATTGCGGGCTAA
- a CDS encoding aldehyde dehydrogenase family protein encodes MVTQYKNLINGEMVGTSDVLDVVNPANEEVIGQVPACGEAELNSAVAAARAAFKTWSKTPIEERRAAVQKISAIISENSDELFRLLTAEQGKPHAQAQGEIAGAAGMSGAQATLDLDDEINEDTDQRLSRTRRVPVGVVGGIVPWNFPVMMAVQKIAPAMLSGCTIVLKPSPFTPLTTLRLAELIKDAVPPGVVNIITGEDSLGPLITAHPDIDKITFTGSTATGKKIMEGASKDLKRITLELGGNDASIVLPDANVEKVAEQLFWSSFTNAGQICVAAKRIYIHEDIYDELSAAIAAYAKNVKVGDGSQQGTAVGPIQNKKQYDRVLELIQDAKDNGYKFLVGGDAEKSDIPGYYVPITILDNPPEDARIVAEEQFGPVMPLMKFSTTDEAISRANASEYGLAGAVWTADPDEGVRVAEQMETGTVWVNEFLHLSPFAPFGGHKQSGFGAEYGKEGLLEFTYPQVITVKRDNVPA; translated from the coding sequence ATGGTTACCCAATATAAGAACCTGATCAACGGCGAAATGGTTGGCACATCCGATGTTCTGGATGTCGTAAATCCAGCCAATGAAGAAGTCATCGGGCAAGTTCCGGCTTGTGGCGAAGCGGAATTGAACAGCGCAGTGGCTGCGGCCCGCGCAGCATTTAAAACATGGTCGAAGACACCGATCGAAGAGCGCCGCGCAGCGGTTCAGAAAATCTCGGCCATTATCTCAGAGAATAGCGACGAGTTGTTCCGTCTGCTAACTGCTGAACAGGGCAAGCCCCATGCACAGGCACAGGGCGAGATCGCTGGCGCAGCGGGTATGTCGGGTGCGCAAGCGACACTCGATCTGGATGATGAAATCAACGAAGATACGGATCAGCGGCTCAGCCGCACCCGCCGAGTTCCCGTAGGTGTTGTTGGCGGCATCGTGCCGTGGAACTTTCCGGTGATGATGGCGGTCCAGAAAATCGCTCCGGCTATGCTTTCTGGATGCACCATTGTGCTGAAACCCTCGCCGTTTACACCGCTTACGACATTGCGGTTGGCAGAACTGATCAAGGATGCGGTCCCTCCGGGCGTTGTAAATATCATTACCGGCGAAGACAGCCTTGGTCCGCTGATCACTGCACATCCCGATATCGACAAGATCACCTTCACCGGCTCCACCGCGACCGGTAAGAAGATTATGGAAGGTGCGTCGAAAGATCTCAAGCGGATTACGCTGGAACTGGGCGGCAATGATGCCTCGATCGTGCTACCCGATGCCAATGTCGAGAAGGTCGCCGAGCAGCTATTCTGGTCGAGCTTTACCAATGCCGGACAAATCTGTGTGGCGGCGAAACGCATCTATATCCACGAAGATATATATGACGAACTCAGCGCAGCTATTGCCGCCTATGCCAAGAATGTGAAAGTCGGCGATGGCTCGCAGCAAGGTACAGCAGTTGGACCGATTCAGAACAAGAAACAATATGACCGAGTGCTGGAACTGATTCAGGATGCGAAGGATAATGGCTATAAATTCCTCGTCGGTGGTGACGCTGAAAAATCCGATATACCCGGCTACTACGTGCCGATCACGATCCTCGATAACCCACCCGAAGACGCCCGGATTGTGGCCGAAGAGCAATTTGGTCCGGTTATGCCGCTGATGAAATTCAGTACAACGGACGAGGCTATCAGCCGCGCGAATGCGAGTGAATACGGCCTTGCTGGCGCTGTCTGGACTGCTGATCCCGATGAAGGCGTGCGTGTTGCCGAGCAAATGGAAACCGGCACGGTGTGGGTGAATGAATTTCTCCACCTGTCGCCCTTCGCGCCTTTTGGCGGCCACAAGCAATCCGGCTTTGGTGCAGAATATGGCAAGGAAGGCCTGCTTGAATTTACATATCCGCAGGTGATTACGGTCAAGAGAGACAATGTCCCTGCCTAA
- a CDS encoding CaiB/BaiF CoA transferase family protein gives MSGWPELKWDAEQTGPLKGLKIVDMSTVVLGPFATLNFADMGADVIKIENGEGKFAGDMMRHAGDSPTGDLGPIYTALNRNKKSITLNGKNEDDKAVILELLKHADVFFHNVRLAGMERLGLDYESVKAINPGIVYVHCAGFGQGGEYEKRQAYDDLIQCASGFASLFEMRGDSGRPLYMPSLVADKTIGLFAVNATLAALYHKEKTGEGQFVQVPMFEAFTWFNMVENLWGETFIPGNGRLAYTRSINENRKPYPTKDGYIGLVPYNDAQWRKFFELGGKPGVFDEPRFSDYSQRTKNITALYAIIEEIAATKTTDEWLPLLDENNIPAMRYNKMEDVLTDPHLEQVGFWQERDGKKTGKYRTIKHPVHYSASPANIYADPPTLGADNDEIRGALGMPANDD, from the coding sequence ATGAGCGGATGGCCGGAACTGAAATGGGACGCAGAACAGACGGGGCCACTAAAAGGTCTCAAGATTGTCGATATGTCGACCGTTGTGCTCGGCCCGTTCGCCACGCTCAACTTTGCCGATATGGGTGCCGATGTCATCAAAATTGAAAATGGCGAGGGCAAGTTTGCTGGCGACATGATGCGCCATGCTGGTGATAGCCCGACCGGTGACCTTGGCCCCATCTATACGGCGCTCAATCGCAACAAGAAGTCGATCACGCTGAACGGCAAAAATGAAGACGACAAGGCGGTCATTCTCGAGCTGCTCAAGCACGCCGATGTGTTTTTCCACAATGTCCGCCTCGCCGGAATGGAGCGACTGGGGCTGGATTATGAAAGCGTCAAAGCGATTAACCCCGGAATTGTCTATGTCCATTGCGCCGGCTTTGGTCAGGGCGGCGAATATGAGAAACGCCAAGCCTATGACGACTTGATCCAGTGCGCTTCGGGCTTTGCCAGCCTGTTTGAAATGCGCGGCGATAGCGGCAGGCCGCTCTATATGCCGTCGCTTGTCGCGGACAAAACCATCGGCCTGTTCGCGGTGAACGCGACGCTGGCGGCGCTTTATCACAAGGAGAAAACCGGTGAAGGGCAGTTTGTTCAGGTGCCGATGTTTGAGGCGTTTACCTGGTTCAATATGGTCGAGAATCTCTGGGGCGAGACGTTTATTCCCGGCAACGGACGGCTGGCCTACACGCGGTCAATAAACGAGAATCGCAAACCCTATCCGACCAAGGACGGCTATATCGGACTGGTGCCTTATAATGATGCACAGTGGCGCAAATTCTTTGAGCTTGGCGGAAAGCCGGGGGTTTTCGACGAACCGCGTTTTTCGGATTATTCGCAGCGCACCAAAAACATCACCGCGCTCTATGCAATCATCGAGGAAATTGCCGCGACCAAGACGACCGACGAATGGTTGCCGCTGCTGGACGAGAATAATATTCCGGCCATGCGTTACAACAAGATGGAAGACGTCCTCACCGATCCGCATCTGGAACAAGTGGGCTTCTGGCAAGAACGCGACGGCAAAAAAACCGGTAAATATCGTACGATCAAACATCCGGTGCACTATTCCGCCAGCCCGGCGAATATCTATGCCGACCCGCCGACGCTGGGTGCGGACAATGACGAGATACGCGGAGCGCTTGGAATGCCCGCGAATGATGATTAG
- a CDS encoding cytochrome P450: protein MATKAAPVLNTDDALAVVDPINYVDWDKLLDQFDRIRAETPVARVVNDEMHDPFWLVTRYDDVMQISKDNKTFLNSPRSVTLSNHAADALVKSVTGGSPNLVNSLVALDAPTHPQYRRLTQDWFMPKNLRQIEDEVSVLAKTTVDRLVDAGQKDGKYEADFVPLVSAPYPLHVVMQILGVPEEDEQRMLFLTQQMFGGTDPDLNKSGIAEMPPEQVMQLVIGAVADFEAYFTKLTEEKRASPTEDVASVIANAKVDGEYLSDRDMAGYYIILAAAGHDTTSASTAGAMQALAQDPEQWQRLREDRDLLPGIVEEAIRWTTPVQHFMRTAAEDTEVGGQKISKDDWMMISYIAANHDPAAFDNPRKFDASRSPNRHLAFGAGGHQCLGLHLARLEMRILFNELLDRIETVELAGEPKRAQSVFVGGLKTLPLKYTISK, encoded by the coding sequence ATGGCGACGAAAGCAGCGCCTGTTCTGAATACCGATGATGCTTTGGCAGTTGTTGATCCGATCAATTATGTAGATTGGGACAAGTTGCTTGACCAGTTTGATCGCATACGGGCAGAAACACCCGTCGCCCGGGTTGTGAATGATGAAATGCACGATCCGTTCTGGCTGGTCACCCGCTATGATGATGTCATGCAGATCAGCAAGGATAACAAGACCTTCCTGAACAGCCCGCGCAGCGTCACGCTCTCCAATCACGCCGCCGATGCACTGGTCAAATCGGTCACCGGCGGTAGCCCCAATCTGGTCAATTCGCTCGTCGCACTTGATGCACCAACCCATCCACAATATCGTCGCCTGACGCAGGACTGGTTCATGCCGAAAAACCTCCGGCAGATAGAGGATGAGGTGAGCGTGCTGGCAAAGACAACCGTTGACCGGCTTGTTGATGCTGGCCAGAAAGACGGTAAATACGAAGCGGATTTTGTGCCGCTGGTTTCCGCTCCCTATCCGCTCCATGTTGTGATGCAGATTTTGGGTGTGCCGGAAGAGGACGAGCAGCGCATGCTTTTCCTCACCCAGCAAATGTTTGGTGGAACCGATCCTGATCTCAACAAATCGGGTATCGCGGAAATGCCGCCAGAGCAGGTGATGCAGTTGGTCATCGGTGCGGTCGCTGATTTCGAGGCCTATTTCACCAAGCTTACCGAAGAGAAACGCGCTAGTCCAACCGAGGATGTCGCGAGCGTTATCGCCAATGCCAAGGTGGATGGCGAATATCTGAGTGACCGTGATATGGCGGGATATTATATTATTCTTGCCGCCGCAGGACATGATACGACCTCTGCTTCGACCGCCGGTGCGATGCAGGCCTTGGCGCAAGATCCCGAGCAATGGCAACGGCTCCGCGAGGACCGTGATTTGCTTCCCGGCATAGTCGAGGAAGCGATCCGCTGGACTACGCCCGTGCAGCATTTCATGCGGACCGCTGCGGAAGATACCGAAGTCGGCGGTCAGAAAATTTCCAAAGATGACTGGATGATGATAAGCTATATTGCGGCGAACCATGATCCGGCAGCGTTTGACAATCCGCGTAAGTTTGACGCTTCGCGCTCACCCAACCGGCATCTGGCATTTGGTGCTGGCGGGCATCAATGTCTGGGGCTTCACCTGGCGCGGCTGGAAATGCGGATATTGTTTAACGAGTTGCTCGACCGGATTGAAACGGTGGAATTGGCTGGCGAACCAAAGCGCGCACAATCCGTATTTGTAGGTGGTCTCAAAACGCTGCCGCTCAAATATACCATATCAAAATGA
- a CDS encoding acetyl-CoA C-acetyltransferase — MAEAYIVDAVRTAGGRRGGRLAGIHPVDLGAATLNAIADRNDFDPKAIEDVITGCVMQGGEQAGDVGRNAVLASRLPDSIPSVSIDRQCGSSQQSIQFAAQGVMSGTQDMVLAHGIESMTRVPMGSTFKLFKDAGLGTSKSEGLEKAYPGVQFSQFMGAEMLVKKHGFTRDDLDQFALESHHKAIKATESGAFDNEIVAIEIETADGKEQHKVDEGIRFDASKESIGAVKILQEGGAITAANASQICDGSSAVLICSEQALKDHGLTPRARIVNLTVTAGDPVIMLEEPLFATDRALERAGMKIGDIDLYEVNEAFAPVPLAWLKHTGADRSKINVHGGAIALGHPLGASGTKLMATLLNAMEGKGAKYGLQTMCEGGGQANVTIIERLN; from the coding sequence ATGGCAGAAGCCTATATTGTAGACGCAGTAAGAACCGCTGGTGGCCGCCGTGGTGGCCGTTTGGCAGGAATTCATCCGGTTGATCTGGGTGCAGCCACTCTTAATGCTATTGCCGACCGCAATGATTTTGATCCTAAGGCGATTGAAGATGTGATTACCGGCTGCGTCATGCAGGGCGGCGAGCAAGCGGGCGACGTTGGGCGTAATGCGGTGCTGGCTTCCAGACTGCCTGATTCCATCCCATCGGTTTCCATCGACCGTCAGTGCGGCTCTTCGCAGCAGTCAATTCAATTCGCAGCACAGGGCGTTATGTCGGGTACGCAGGATATGGTTCTGGCCCACGGCATCGAAAGCATGACTCGCGTTCCGATGGGCTCCACTTTCAAGCTGTTCAAGGATGCCGGTCTTGGGACCAGCAAATCGGAAGGCCTTGAAAAAGCTTATCCCGGTGTTCAGTTCAGCCAGTTTATGGGCGCTGAAATGTTGGTTAAAAAGCATGGCTTTACCCGCGATGATCTCGATCAGTTCGCTCTCGAAAGCCATCACAAGGCAATAAAAGCAACCGAATCCGGCGCGTTTGATAATGAAATTGTCGCTATCGAAATCGAAACTGCCGACGGTAAAGAGCAACATAAAGTGGACGAAGGCATAAGGTTTGACGCCAGCAAGGAAAGCATCGGCGCTGTGAAAATCTTGCAGGAAGGCGGCGCGATTACGGCTGCCAATGCCAGCCAGATTTGCGATGGCTCCAGCGCTGTTCTCATCTGTTCCGAGCAAGCTTTGAAAGATCACGGCCTGACGCCGCGCGCACGCATCGTCAATTTGACCGTGACGGCTGGCGACCCGGTAATCATGCTGGAAGAGCCGCTATTCGCAACCGACCGCGCGTTGGAACGGGCTGGCATGAAAATCGGTGATATTGATCTTTATGAGGTCAACGAAGCATTCGCGCCCGTTCCGCTCGCCTGGCTCAAGCATACCGGCGCGGATCGCAGCAAGATCAACGTTCACGGCGGCGCGATTGCGCTCGGCCACCCGCTCGGCGCATCGGGCACGAAGCTGATGGCGACTTTGCTCAATGCAATGGAAGGCAAGGGCGCGAAATATGGCCTGCAAACGATGTGTGAAGGTGGTGGTCAGGCCAACGTTACGATTATCGAGCGGCTTAATTAA
- a CDS encoding TetR family transcriptional regulator: MKVEKLAQKSNDDKENEAGARDKLIETASQIMREGDTIDISFSELSVRSGLNSALVKYYFGNKDGLLEAILERDMTKIVEDVGLLIKKDMPPEDKLRHHIGAVIDTYYEFPYIHRLTMRLIRDLPPEGAREIADKYLKPLSEAYNIFVGDGIKSGVFRDVDPDLFYSAVTGAADRFFTGKLVWKYCYGRTDFDERMRDAYRNQTVDLIMNGILK; encoded by the coding sequence ATGAAAGTCGAAAAACTGGCGCAAAAATCCAATGACGACAAAGAGAATGAAGCGGGTGCCCGTGACAAACTGATCGAAACCGCCAGTCAGATCATGCGCGAAGGTGATACGATCGACATATCATTCAGCGAACTGTCGGTCCGTTCCGGCCTGAACAGCGCGCTCGTCAAATATTATTTTGGAAACAAAGACGGTTTGCTTGAAGCGATACTTGAGCGCGACATGACCAAAATTGTCGAGGATGTCGGGCTGCTCATCAAAAAAGATATGCCGCCCGAGGACAAGCTGCGCCATCATATTGGCGCGGTGATAGATACCTACTATGAATTTCCCTATATTCACCGGCTGACGATGCGCCTGATCCGCGACTTGCCTCCGGAAGGCGCGCGCGAAATTGCCGATAAATATCTCAAGCCATTGTCGGAGGCTTATAATATCTTCGTCGGCGATGGTATCAAGTCCGGCGTGTTCCGCGATGTTGATCCCGACCTGTTCTATTCGGCCGTGACCGGCGCGGCGGACCGGTTCTTTACCGGCAAGCTGGTGTGGAAATATTGCTACGGCCGTACGGATTTCGACGAACGGATGCGCGATGCGTATCGCAATCAGACCGTTGATCTGATCATGAACGGCATTTTGAAATAA